Proteins from one Ahaetulla prasina isolate Xishuangbanna chromosome 2, ASM2864084v1, whole genome shotgun sequence genomic window:
- the LOC131192400 gene encoding stimulated by retinoic acid gene 6 protein-like gives MFLCLYMFIVTEYIIVNLILKMLKVVLQFLRNIPDSENEPWIQSFEEFIHIFEGIWIATNVIASITCIGYAFNILVCYRKQIKLLRAGKKHLLVSESMKVSPSLSVVALSKFISFQVAYIMWGYLIMHLVQWLFGMIFTYILILPMIRGKWMELFSKWGTVILTFVIVLVIKKIQVLVGARFFLQPKMSPSDSQKPLALDNRRLFVNFSYFLFFHSVVVGLTSCLMRLFRSIILGAWLVGRIDRPVMPKGYEECDAGYTVWIGMLFLDHYHTNPILVCFCQILCDKLKQKTLSADSYSSAYKPLEIVPRVSSKARTRWFLLYTLLNNPSVQKIRKLKPLSY, from the exons ATGTTCCTATGTCTTTACATG TTTATTGTGACAGAATATATTATTGTCAATTTAATTTTGAAGATGCTCAAAGTAGTTCTTCAGTTCTTAAGAAATATTCCGGATTCAGAAAATGAACCATGGATCCAAAGCTTTGAAGAGTTTATTCATATCTTTGAAG GAATTTGGATTGCTACTAATGTTATTGCTTCTATCACATGCATCGGATATGCATTTAACATCTTAGTCTGCTACAG GAAACAAATTAAACTGCTGAGGGCAGGCAAAAAGCACCTACTTGTGTCAGAATCTATGAAAGTGTCACCTTCTCTAAGTGTG GTAGCACTATCAAAGTTCATCTCGTTCCAAGTTGCATACATAATGTGGG gatacCTAATCATgcatttggtgcagtggttatttggaatgatatttacatatattttgatTTTACCCATGATACGTGGCAAATGGATGGAGCTTTTCAGCAAATGGGGAACTGTGAT CCTGACATTTGTCATTGTCCTAGTGATCAAGAAGATACAGGTGCTTGTAGGTGCCAGGTTTTTTCTCCAGCCAAAAATGTCACCGAGTGACAGTCAAAAACCTTTGGCTCTTGATAACAG GAGACTCTTCGTAAACTTCagttattttttattcttccatTCGGTGGTCGTGGGCTTAACTTCCTGTCTGATGAGACTGTTCCGCAGTATCATTCTTGGGGCCTGGCTGGTTGGACGGATAGATAGGCCAGTAATGCCAAAAGGCTATGAAGAATGTGATGCAG GATATACAGTTTGGATTGGAATGCTTTTTCTGGACCACTATCACACAAATCCCATCCTTGTCTGCTTCTGCCAAATCCTTTGTGACAAACTCAAACAGAAAACCCTGTCTGCCGATTCATACTCCTCTGCGTATAAGCCATTGGAAATAG TTCCCAGAGTGTCTAGCAAAGCCAGGACAAGATGGTTCCTGCTCTATACACTTCTGAACAACCCCAGTGTCCAAAAAATCCGGAAGCTAAAACCTCTCTCTTATTGA